GCTCGCTGATCGAAGAGGGCGGCCTCGCGACGGCCGACCTCGAAGACCTCGACGGCGACGGCCGCGCGGAGCTCGTGCAGTCCGTGCTGCCCTTCGGCATCGCGCAGCTCGCGCGCATCCTCGTGCGCGGGCAAGCCGAGCTCGAGCTGCGCGTCTATGGCTTCGAGGCGGGCAAAGTGGGCACGCCGCAGCTGCGCTGGAGCGACGAGCTCACGCTGCCGTTCGACTTCAAGACCGCGCGCGTGACCTCGCTGCTGCCGAAGTTCGAGGGCGATTACAACGGCGACGGCCGCCGCGATCTCCTCTACGGCGACGCCGACGGCAACGCGCTCGTGCGCCTCGGCGAGCCGGGCGGCGCGTTCGGCCGCATCGCCGCAAGCGTCCCGCTGAAGGCGCTCGGCGGCGCGACCACGAGCGCCGACCTCGACGGCGACCGCCTGCACGAGCTGATCTACTGGGACCCCGTCTCGCAGGAAGGCCGCATCCGGATCGCGCGCAACCGCGGGCGCCTGCCGGGCTCGCCGCCGCGGCTAGAGTCGCCGAAGTAGGCGGTTGTTAGGCGGAGCGCAGCTTCTCGAGCGTGCTCGAGATGTCACCGAGCTGCGTCCTGCCCGCATTCGGCTTCACCAGCTCGATCGGGTCGAGCAGATCGCCCACGTAGCCGAGCGCATACGCGCCCCGCGCGTAACCCATCAGGCGCAGCAGCGGCTCGGGCAGTCCGCGCGCGACCTCCTGCGAGCAAGCGAGGTACTGGTTCTCCTCCTGCCGCAGCCACGCGAGGTTGTACGTGAGGTTGAGCCCGCGCCGGACCTCGCTCGATCGATTCGCGCCGCCGCCGTGATAGAGCGCGCCGGTGTAGAAGAGCACCGAGCCGAGCGACATCTCGGCGGGCTCCGTCTGCTCCTCCACGAACTTCAGCTTGTCGGCGTAGTGGTTGCTGCCGGGGATCACGCGCGTCGCGCCGTTCTCGCGAGTGAAGTCCGTCATCGCCCAGATCGTGTTGCACTGCACCTCGTAGCCGGTCGGGAACGGGAAGAAGTCGAACGCCCACTGGTCGCGGTGGATCTGCTGCATGGGCTCGCCGGGCCCGATCGAGATCAGCTGCGTCAGATGCAACTGATGGCACGAAGCGTGGCCGAGGACCTTCGCGACCGTCGCGAGCACGAGCGGATTCATCACGAAGTCGCGCGCCGTGGCCGAGCGCGCGATCAACGCGCCCGTGCGCTTCGTGACGCGTCCCGCGAAGGAATCGGTCCCCGCTGCGTTCGCCGCTTCGTACGGCGCGATCTCCGCGAGGAACTTCTCCACCTCGCCGCGCGAGACGAGTTGATCGACCACCGCGCAGCCATCGCGCGCGAGGACCGCGGCAATCTCGTCGGCGGTCGCGGTGTTCGGGAGAT
The sequence above is drawn from the Deltaproteobacteria bacterium genome and encodes:
- a CDS encoding phytanoyl-CoA dioxygenase family protein gives rise to the protein MPIEHLPNTATADEIAAVLARDGCAVVDQLVSRGEVEKFLAEIAPYEAANAAGTDSFAGRVTKRTGALIARSATARDFVMNPLVLATVAKVLGHASCHQLHLTQLISIGPGEPMQQIHRDQWAFDFFPFPTGYEVQCNTIWAMTDFTRENGATRVIPGSNHYADKLKFVEEQTEPAEMSLGSVLFYTGALYHGGGANRSSEVRRGLNLTYNLAWLRQEENQYLACSQEVARGLPEPLLRLMGYARGAYALGYVGDLLDPIELVKPNAGRTQLGDISSTLEKLRSA